The nucleotide sequence TGGCCGAAAAGGACTTTTTGGCCTAGTGTAGGCCGAAAAGTACTTGTTGGTCAATCGTAGGCGGAAAAGTACTTTTTGGTCAAGTTTAGGCCGAAAAGTCCCTTGGGCCACCTTTTTCCGTTAATTGTTGGCCAATGtattttcccgccaaccccttcgttgatgcagccctcttgcccttcgacgatgtggTCCTTTTGCCATCCGTCGATGCAGAACTATTGCCCTTCGAGGATGGAGAACTCTTGCCCTtggacgatgaagaactcttgcccttcgacgatgcagaacccggaagcggggcatgaagatatcatcttcgtcctggCTCTCCTCAATCCATAAAGATGGATTATTTGCTGAAagccttctgaaagtttcactcttcggcaccaccaccttcttccatctttcatgcaacctaagaagttggTGGGAAAATGCATTGGCCAACAGATAAGGGAAAGGTGGGCCCAAGGGACTTTTCGGTCTACACTAGACCAAAAAGTACTTTTCGGCCTAGTGTAGACCAAAAAGTACATTTCGGCCTACATTTGACCAAAAAGACCTTTTCGGCCAAACAGCAGCCGAAAACAGCCATTTCGGCCAGCTCAACCACTTTTCGGCCATGGCAAGGCCGAAAACCCTACTTCGGCCAACAATTGGCCGAAAACTACCTTTTCGGCCTGCACGTGGCCGACAGGGTCatagttttgcatttttttcattatGCGCTATAGTTTCCGAAATTGCTACAAAATACGTCatacttttgaaaaaaaatcacaactAAGTATTATTAGTCTAAGTCACAATTTAcacaacttttatttttgcactatCCTTCCTCCTTATTTTGGTACAATTCGTAGTGCAAAAAAAAAATCTCATCGAACAACACTACAGGTGCAAGCAAAAGGATGTATTATGTGTAATATGGTTAAAAATTTGGTCAAATTATAGTGCTTCGAAACACAGTGGCAAATGGAGCGTACAAACATTCAACACCTTAAAAACATTGTTACAAATATTGCCTCAGCTTCCCCTTTTTGTAGGATTTTGTAAAAACTAACTTGGTGAAAAACACCCTACGCTTTACGAGACCGGCCTAGTACGAGCAGTTGCTCCGCTACCTCCATCATCGTTGGTCTTTGGTCTACATCAAGGCTAAGGCATTCCACGACTATATCTGCCAGACTATCAAGAAGCTCCAAATCTTTTGTTATTGCAATTTCCTTGTCATAAAACTCAGTCGTTTTCTTCTGTTTCTTATGTGCTTCAAGAAAGCCTTTTACCAAGCTATTATTCTCAGAATGTATGGCCCTCCTCCTACTAATAAGCTCTAGGATCACAATTCCGAAACTATAGACATCACTTTTTTCAGTGAGTCGGCCTTCTTGTAGATATACTGGATCCATATAATTCATGTCGCCGATGACTTGTCCAGTGTGTTGCTTGTCTCTCTGAATCAACTTAGATATGCCGAAGTCTGAAATCTTGGGAACAAAGTTATCATCCAGGAGTATATTTGCTGGTTTAACATCACCATGTAGAATTGTACTATTTGTTTTTGAGTGCATATAAGCTAGACCGTCCGCTGATTGTGCTGCAATACTTAAACGTGTATCCAAGTTGAGGGCCACCTTGTTATTACTGTTGTGAAGGATGTCAAGGAGGCTACCTTGAGAGATAAACTCGTAGACCAGCATAGGGGCATCAACTTCAAGGCAACAACCAATGAGCCTGACAATGTTCTTGTGAATGACTCTAGATTGGATGATGACTTCATTTGCAAATTGTTCACTCTCTAGCACACTACCATTAATCGGCTTCTTTATTGCAACTAATTTATTGTCAAGAAGGCCCTTGTAAACTTCACCAAAGTAACCTTTTCCAATTAAGTTACTACTCCTCAAAATTGGCTTGAGCTCcccctttttgaaaagtttaatgACATCTGCCTTCTCTAATGTAGGGCCACCATTCTTTTTGTAGAATTCTTCCGTCTTCTTTTTCTCTTtgtgaagaataagaagaaatgaTAAAACAGCCATCAGAAGAATACCGCCAATGGCACCTTGATGGACAAGAAACAAACTTGATTAGTACATATCACTAAGTTCACATTTACAAATCTATCAGGTATGTTTAACATAATAAGTAAAACGTTTCATTAGTTGATCTACTAAGAATCTAAAACAAGTTTCCACTAGAATTTCAGAAGAAAAATGGATCTAAATCAAGAATGGAAGGGGTTGAAACTCGGAGGGAAGTGTGCAGAAGATGATGGAAGCATGTACTCCGTCTTTGCGAAATTACAGTGCATATAAACTGTAAGATTTTGTAAATTTTGACGAAGCTTacagaaaaaatatcaacatctatatGCTGTATTAATACGGATTCATCACAAATTATATTTTCATataatatatatttggtattgtaaatgttttttttttttggaatttttgtctataaacttggtgAAAATTTACAAAGTTCGATGTTGGAGAAAAAATTATGTGCTCTATAATTTGGCAAGGCAGGAGTAGCTCATACATTGCAGTCAGGTTATTTGTAGAAATTAAGCAGTATCCATCAAGTGATGTACACGCAGTGCACCTATCCAATACATGTTTCTATTTGCATATGGAATCAAGCTCCTTGTTGAAAACCATAACTGAAGGTGAATGATCTAGGTGACACAAATTTTGGTTTATAGTTTGGACTTCAGATCAACGTTTTTGGTGATGTGGCACACCCGAAGGGTTTTGATTCTAATAGAAAAGATTCTCACCCGGGGTGCTGTGTACTGATGCATACATAGTTACATGCATGTACACGCACATACAGTGGAGTGCAGTAGTAGCTTAGTACTTACCCACAGCCGCCTTGGCCGCTGGAGTGAATATATCTGAGCAGGTTCCCGCTTTGCCGTCGCCTTTCATCCCGAACTTGCATGGACAGTCATAGCCTCCGAGCCTGTTTTTGCAGATCCCGCCATTTGAGCAGGGATACACATGCGGGAGCTTGCATTCATCAATATCTGAAGAATCAACACTTCCGGGAGTTAACCAATGAGTTCAGCAATGATGTATATATATGTACCAtgtatgtatgcatgcatgcatgtatgtacCTTGGCATCCGTGAGTGATGTAAGGGTTGCCAGCGTAATGGTCCCAGCACTTGCAGATATAGCCAGGAGTATGTGTTGAGTTGGCGCAAGAGCTGTTGCCGCTGATGCAGGCGTAGTCCGGAGGGGGTGGCTGTCCCTTGGCCGGACACGAAGTGTTCCCGGCGGCGAAATCGAGCGCGATGTGGACGCCCCGGGGGAACCTTTTGAGTAGCGTCCTGTTGCCCTCCATGTCTGGCGTAGAGAAGTTGTACCATGACTTGTCCACCAGCATGGCGTAGGAGCACGGGTAGTCTTCCCACCGCTCGTTGGGGACCTCGCCCTTGACAGAAAAGCTTAACAAGTTGCCGAGGTTGTTGTCCGGTGGGATGGTGGTGTGGCAGCAGCCCCTCCCCGTGCACGACCCGTTTGTTGGGGTCACACTTGGCAGGAGATTGCGTGCACGAGCACTGCAGGCGAACATGACCGTATACGGCCACCTCAGCGGAAAGTCGATGAAAGTCACGAAAGCATCGACTCTCCAGCCGACGCCGACGAGAATATTGCGCGTCGCCGACACGGCGAACGGCGTGTGGGCCAAGTGAATATTGTAGATCGCGGAGAAGGTCCTGTTGAGATTTGTGCTGCAGAGGTACGAGACCGGGGCGTACACCCGTGCCTTGCCCGTGGCGACTGATATGCTCACAAGCTCGATCGACGAGAAGGACCAATCGCTCCCGTTCTCGGGATCCAGTGGGGACGACGACAACCTGGATATTCTTTTGCCAGCAAGGAAGGCGCGAGGGGGATACGAGGAGTCGTTGCACACGACCTCGAAGCCATGGCGGAAGCAGCCGCGGCCGATGCCGAAAGGGAAGGGGATGCTGATGTGGCCGCACTTGTCACGGCAACCTTGCTGCTGCTCAGCCGCGGCGGCCAAGATGACTAGTTGGATTACTGGCAACCACAGCCGCAGTAGTGGGTGGGAATGGAATTGGGAATTTGGGGTGCTCATGCTGCTCTACTCCCTCTATCGTGTCTGGCAGGTTGCAAGGAATCGTCTAACTTGGGCTGCACATCCTCCCTCCCTTAATATATAGACGGGATGACAAGTAAATAGGCAAAAATCATGGATGTAGAtgcttttttcatatatatatacacGCGCAAACACTCACTCCTATcgacgcacacacgcacaccctacccttgAAATAAATtgaagataaatgcgagcaccaggatttgaaccctgttAAGGGATACCACCGTGCTCTTAACCAtgcaaccacatgttggttcgcgcATGTAGATGCTTTTAAAGCTTGTGTGGTTAcaagtttttagtttttctgtctTTTGCATTTTTATTCGTGTCTTAGAGCATCTTCAAATATGTACTATAATTTTTCTCTACGAATAAAGGTATGCTATAATAGGGCATTAAAAGGACAGTTGTTGAAATAAATTATGTAAGGCTAGTTACAGTGGAGAGTAAGTTAGAGTagcaacatgcatatgttactaccttcatagtttGTATGATAATATAGAGACCTTCATTTACAATCACATTGTAGACTCATTTGGTTTTTGTTAATGCTATGTGTGGTAACACAATATGTTACTCTATTCATCTTTCTCCTTGTTAATTACTTGCCACACATCActattttgcttatgtggcatgcatGTTACTACTTATATTACTCCCACTATGAGTagtctaagagcatctacaatcacAAGTACCAAATTCCGGCCCTCAAACGCCTGCGGGCAGTGACCGAACAACACACAAATTTTGTCCTCCGCAACTGGATCCACCATACGGAATACTCAAATCCGTATTAGTCTAATGCAACGTACGTACTTAGCTTAACACATGTCATCCGACTACCAAAAATTGACCACTCATGAAACACATGGTATCATGGCAAGTCGTAGGGAAAGTTTGACATGTAGGGTTGCAAACGATTCGAGTGTCAGTGAGTTGGATTAGACTCAGCTCTACTTATACTATAATTCGAGCTCGCTCAAAATCGAGCTGTAGAAAATGGCTCGTGCTCAGCTTGTGATGATTTGGAGTCAATCTCGAGCTAGTTTCAAATTAAATAAGATAATTTTATTTATTAATCTATgacaaattttcaaaaaaaaaataggcCACATCGCAACATAAAAAATCATATATAATTCAATTTATTCTCTGTACGTCCGATGACGAACCGGAGTCGCCATGCCATCAGCCTCTTGGTCGTGGATGGTGCGTGGTGCAAACACGCCATCACCGCGCTTTCGGCCCGGGTCGTCTCGTCTTTGATAAGAATGGGACGTGAGAACAAACGCGCAAAGATAGCGGAGAACGTGCGCAGCACAAAAACAAAATAGACACGGTAATTCGTACACTCTTGTGGATGTGCACGGGCGACGACGATGACAAGCGCGTCCCGGTCGATCAATGTCGATGTCCTCCGTAGGCTGGCCGGCCGGCTGGAGTCGTGGTGCGAGATGAGGTCGGCATGTGGTCGTGGTTGGATCTTGGATGTGCACCTTGTACAGACCAACCAACCAGACCGTCAGACACGCACAAGAATATTCTTCTTACTtcggcatctctctctctctctctatcagttGACACTTCACACTAGCCAGCAAACTACATGCCCCAACACACAACGAAAGACTAGGGCTAGTAACTGTTGACGATGATTCAGGCTGTTTCGTGTATACACATACATGTATTAGATGTAATTGTCCCGCTTGTTTTTTAAGTTTGTATTTTGCTCACCCAGCAATCTCGGAGACTATGGGTTGGGCTGGTGttgtagtgatctaaacgctcttatattagtttacgggcGGAGTAGAACGGTGTGTATTGGGCATGGCTTGTTCAGTAGACCGTCAAGGGCAATTTTGGATCCTGTGGCGGGTCTATTCTTTTTCCGAGGTTGGTTGACTGATAAGAGCCAGCCCGAGTGCTGCTGCCGGTGCGCAGGCCTGTCACGCTTCATTGTCCTGGCGCAGATTGAATCTGCCTGCTCTTTTTGAGACAGTCAGGCGTCCTCTATGGCGCAAAATTTTGACACCAGATCCGATAATTCGGAGAACGTTTGGACACAGCGCCGGGCAAGGGCGTTTAAAACACCTTTGTCTTTGCAGTTATGCCGAAAAGTTGCTATTATATCTCCATCACAGCAGTCCGGTATCTTGTTCTTGACGAACAGGAACCTGGCCCAGAATTGGTTGACTGTTTCGTCAGACTGTTATTGTACGTAGGCTAGATCCCATACATCAGGTGGCCTCGAGTTACTCGGGCAATACCCgatgtgggaggtgggtgggagaAAGAATCCTTGGCGTCTTCCATTTGGCTCGAAGCTCCTACGCCGCTATCCCGAGAAGGGTGTGTTGAGGACGAATCGGCCGAATTAATCATGAGATTAGATTCCTTGGCGTCTTCCGTTTGGCTGCCATCGAGATCGCTCTCTGGGTAATACTTCGGCCCCTAGTCCTCCATAGGAGGCTTTCAGGCCGTAGGGGGTGAAGAGCCGAAGGGCTCCTGGCTCACTACTCGCTCATCATGGCCTGGCGCTTGATGGAGGAGGCGTGATACGATGATCGGAAGCTCGAGCGTGGAAGCAATGCCATGAAAATCTAAGTCGTTGACCGACGATCCCATCGATCCTCCTttcgatcacacaacggaactctcagtgaaagaaGCAATGTTGGTGCTAAAACTGGTAGAACGCGcatacggggtcccgaactgtgtatcTCGGATCTATGGGTAACAGGAGACGAAAGAGacaaggtttacccaggttcgggccccctagAAGAGGTAATAACCTATGTCCTGCTTTCATTATATTAATGATGATGTATCGATTACatgcttgatctacctcgagatcatgagGTGTCTTCTAACCCTAAGGCTAGGTGGTTGTACTTGTGACCATCCCCTCTACGGGTTAAACCCCTcggcttagggcatgtacaatggttgataagatagtcttatcttaagtcttgcatgtgatttagagatgacaaaaaaaattgtctacaatgggtcatatcttagccttatcttcaataactagtaattcctaaaaatgtggtgagacatattgtgctaagagatcacctcttgtcttctcttataagagaagacaagccttttcttatgagttctctctcctccacctcattttctatcctacgtggcattgctaagatagaaccattgtacatgcccttatgtaGATACTGGGGATACGTAGGGTTACACATGGTTAGTTGCCAATCTAGAGATACACATAGCGGCTGCGGAAGTAatacttggagtgcacgtcaaatCTTCGGCAGAGTCCTCCTTGACCGCCTCGGAATGTGAGGCTTCCACAGTCCTTGTAAGAACAGTGGGTCGTAAGCTCGGCCCATGGGATGTGGCCACCTAGGTtggtacccctagtccaggacacagtCAACCACCTTCACTGGAATCTCCCCGACTCATTTGCACTGGGATCCCAATCACTATATTGGTGAGGATGTATTCCATGATTCACAAATTGTGTATGTCCCTCTAAATATTTTCTTATAAATCTCAACAGTTATAGTGACCTGACCGGACGCATAGAAGGAGGCCCATCATTTTCGAGTGTCATCATCTTCTACGGGGTTAGCAGAGATATCGGTTGAAGAAGAGCGGCGGTAGCGGCGGCAGCTAGATTAAGCGCGGTggcgatgctcgaagtaggcgaagaacccgacAGCATGACGACCGCCCCTTCTTCCCCGTCTGGCCACCGCCGCTTCGATCCCGTCCACATCCTCAGCcagtttgtttcagcccccacctctgtccatTATAGTCATCTCCTctgtgttctacgatatcttcatgGCACGATCTCTCACTGGCCTTTCTTTCCCTGCTCCAGCTCTCTCGAGCTACAGGCCTACTCTAATGCTACCTGAGCCAGTGATCCCTCTGATCAATGCTCGCTGTCtgcttactgtgtctttcttggtggctctcttattgcctgaaagacaaagaaacagactgcagtttctctctcgagtacagaggctgagttgcgagcaatggctatgttgaaggtagtctttggaaagggtcctggtggataacctgttccgaatgatgctgacgggcgtgcacccatgtggaagaagaaatctatattttgggacctgccctattggaaagacctagagctCCGCTCCGCAATCAATGTGATGcatgtgatgaagaatctttgtgtgaccctgcttggcttcttggacgtgtatgggaagacaaaagatacacctgaggcacgggaggaccagcaacgtatgcacggaaaaaaCGGCATACATCAAGGTCATGTCAgttatgctcttaccaaagaagagaaggaaatcttctttgaatgcttgctcagtattaaggtactgtctggcttctcgtcgaatataaagggaataataaacatggcagagaaaaagttctagaacctaaagtctcatgactgccacgtgattatgacgcaactgcttccggttgcattgagggggcttctaccggataacgttcgattagccattgtgaagttatgtgcattcctcaatgcaatctctcagaaggtaatcgatccagaaatcataccaaggttagagaatgatttggtgcaatgtcttgtcagtttcgagttggtgttcccaccatccttcttcaacatcatgacgcacgtcctagttcacctatgcaaagagattaatgttttgggtcctgtatttatacacaatatgttcccctttgagaggttcatgggagtcttaaagaaatatgttcataaccgtgctaggccagaaggaagcatctccaagggccatcacaatgaggaggtcattgagttttgtattgactttattcctgaccttaaaccgattggtgttcctgaattgcGGCATTAGGGCAGACTGGagggaaaaggcacgctaggagggaatcaactaatatgtatggacggacattctctcactgaagcacactacacagttctacagaattccgccttggtggctccatatatggacgaacacaagaattttctacgctccaaacacccagagcagtctgatgactggattacacatgaacaaactaggagtttcgccggctggttgcagacacgcaccatgcatgacgcctctattgaagatgacctgtactcgctgtaccagttaccatcttcgaatacaATGACTTTcgaagggtacgagataaatggtaatacattttacacgatcgcccaagataagaagagcaccaaccaaaatagtggtgtccgctttgatgcaacaaccaagacgggaaaggaaacatattatgattacatagaggacatatgggaacttgactatggacgtggtttgaaggggtccctttgtttcggtgcaaataggtcaatatgacacgaggcggggtaacggaagacccgcagtacggaatgacaatagtggatctcaacaatcttgcgtatgcagacgaaccattcatcctagccaatgatgtggcacaggttttctatgtgaaggacatgtctaccaagccgagaaaaagaaaagataaggaagagaatgcatcatatgatgagccaaagcgccacatagttctttctggaaagagaaacatcgtgggggtggatgacaagacatacatgtcagaagattatgaaaagtttgatgaaattgctccattcacagtgaatattgacccgagcatccagttaaatgataaagattttccatggctacggcgcaaaggggcACACGCAAAGAAAAtgttggaaccaccatgacttggcatttttgcccatgtggtaaaacccctccaaaacctcccctacaacttgtgatcaacctaaattctctgtcccaactaatccaaactggttttggatttttattctaattatttttctcctcaattcaattctgaaaattatttggagcctgagagcttttcaaagcaagtgccctattgcatttgagttttgacctcaaaccaattttcctggattgtccttagcatccataacctagaaccatcttgatccactcctcttttcaaatttttcaaaattcagtctctgcaagtttggaccagatttgccaaatttggtgaaattcatatctacactcctccaaaaattccaccaaaattcaggcagcctatttgagcaatgagaagccactccaccaaaaatcagctcaaggaaaaatccctacatgcctggatcattctgtcgaacaccttgcatgcactgttttccttacactttcagaaattcagttaaattcagttttcagtttcgacagtttcagtcacgcggccacagtgcacttggcacgttgctcgcggcctcgcttgcttgtccgaagcttcacacgcgcacttggcgcgaccctggcgtcggtggcgccctggcccgcctgcgccggcgtgtcttgcggcggccggctccccgtaacggccgacagggaggagaacggcggcgcaacgccgttcggcgccgcccaaatcctctggtggctccgcgtggccttctccgtgccagcgcacgcatgcggcaccgtcgccgtggcgcagcacgcacggagcgcgctctctgccgccgacgggcccgcgccaccccgttccgtcgagctcgacccaaacacccaaaccccggccagtttagcactaaaacggacccattgaacctccgtgatgacgctcgactccctaaccaccccgaccgagcactgcgccaccgtaatcgctcgccggtgatcctcgttcacggcaaccgcctcggaccacctatataaaggggtctCGAGCTCACTcccgtgcacgcagcacccccactactcaccaacaccccgccatgccactagggggacctcgaggaggtctcctcccccagctccggccgcctcgccccgcctcggcctgcagcacgattcgttctggtgaggccatctccggcgctaaAACCCCGTTCGTCACCCtttctagctgccaggagcatgaccctctcttcaatttaacctttgcagccctctccgacgagcccctcgaccacccgagccgccgtccgccggagcaaagctcgccgtcgatgtggtgctcgccgaccgactccaccaccatcaactgacgcggaagggttccctgagcacggaggtaccctccgatctctctgcctcgccgtggatcgccgccggcgaccaccgcggctctcgggcgccggcgaactctgccgccccgtttgaacatttgaacctgacgggtgggaccccaccgtcagcctctctgctctctctttcgaatcgttttctggaagcgccttcgggcagaatgcgttttctcttcaggctggcgtagtcgctaccgaagcgttttctgtttttataaactagcccctggaaatcttttgtttcattacagataagtccctggacaaaaacccttataacttttaatcagaaaagtatttttgattgattctttttctgttctctttaaaattttgcctagttttttatcagatttatttaaaaaaatatttggtttaccttctgtgcactccttggtatttacgttagcgcatatattt is from Triticum aestivum cultivar Chinese Spring chromosome 1B, IWGSC CS RefSeq v2.1, whole genome shotgun sequence and encodes:
- the LOC123083165 gene encoding wall-associated receptor kinase 1 is translated as MSTPNSQFHSHPLLRLWLPVIQLVILAAAAEQQQGCRDKCGHISIPFPFGIGRGCFRHGFEVVCNDSSYPPRAFLAGKRISRLSSSPLDPENGSDWSFSSIELVSISVATGKARVYAPVSYLCSTNLNRTFSAIYNIHLAHTPFAVSATRNILVGVGWRVDAFVTFIDFPLRWPYTVMFACSARARNLLPSVTPTNGSCTGRGCCHTTIPPDNNLGNLLSFSVKGEVPNERWEDYPCSYAMLVDKSWYNFSTPDMEGNRTLLKRFPRGVHIALDFAAGNTSCPAKGQPPPPDYACISGNSSCANSTHTPGYICKCWDHYAGNPYITHGCQDIDECKLPHVYPCSNGGICKNRLGGYDCPCKFGMKGDGKAGTCSDIFTPAAKAAVGAIGGILLMAVLSFLLILHKEKKKTEEFYKKNGGPTLEKADVIKLFKKGELKPILRSSNLIGKGYFGEVYKGLLDNKLVAIKKPINGSVLESEQFANEVIIQSRVIHKNIVRLIGCCLEVDAPMLVYEFISQGSLLDILHNSNNKVALNLDTRLSIAAQSADGLAYMHSKTNSTILHGDVKPANILLDDNFVPKISDFGISKLIQRDKQHTGQVIGDMNYMDPVYLQEGRLTEKSDVYSFGIVILELISRRRAIHSENNSLVKGFLEAHKKQKKTTEFYDKEIAITKDLELLDSLADIVVECLSLDVDQRPTMMEVAEQLLVLGRSRKA